The nucleotide sequence AAGTAGATGCGGGTGCCGATTATGTGGTGACGCAAATGTTTTTTGATAACCAACGTTATTTTAAATTTGTCGAAGCAGCTCGCGCCATCGGAATCACAGTGCCGATTATTCCAGGAATTAAACCTGTTGCTGTGAAGCGTCATTTGCAATTATTACCACAAGTATTTTGGTTAGACATGCCTGAGAGTTTGATAACTTCAATCGAACAAGCCAAAGATAATACAGCTGTTCGTCAAATAGGTGTTGAGTTTGCCATTCAACAATCTAAGGAATTGATTGAGTTTGGTGTGCCTTGTGTGCATTATTATTCGATGGGAAAATCGGATAATATTTATAATATTGCTAAAGAGGTTTTTTAATAGTGTATTATCATAATATAAAAAGCATCGTCCTGATAAAGGAACGATGCTTTTTCGTTTTAATATAGTTGCTAGCTGAAGACTAAATTCTGAACATAAAGTATTTACTTCGTAATCTCCCTAAAAATAGCTTCCAAATTTTTATTTTTCTGATTCAATTGCAAGGTTTTAAGTCCATTTTCGGTAGCAAAGTCAAAAACAGCAGGACGCATGTCTTTTTCAGATTGAAAAGTCAGTTCCCAAGTCATGTCGTGGGTGTTTTTGTATGAAACCAAATTTTCAATTTTAGCAATCGCTTGTTCTTCGATTTTATAATCAAATTCGACTTCGATGATTTGTTGTTTGTCTGTGGAGATGAGGTGGTCTAATTTTTTATCGGCAACGATTTTTCCTTTGTCAATAATAATGACGCGATCACAGATAGCTTCGACTTCTTGCATGATATGTGTGGATAGAAAAACCGTTTTATCTTTACCTACATTCTTTATTACATTACGTATTTCCATCAATTGGTTAGGGTCGAGTCCTGTGGTAGGTTCATCCAAAATCAAAACATCAGGATTGTGTAACAAAGCATTGGCTAATCCCACACGTTGGCGATACCCTTTGGAAAGTTGGTTAATCTTTTTATGACTTTCAGGACTCAATCCTGTGAGTTGTATTACTTCTTCAATTCGGGTTTTGGGAACCTTATAAACATCAGCGTTAAATTCTAGATATTCTCGAACGTATAAATCTAAATACAAGGGATTGTGTTCGGGTAAATAACCAATGGAAAGTTGAACTGCTTTTGGGTTTTCCAATACATCCTGTCCGTTTACTTTAGCCTCGCCTTCATCAGCAGCAATATAAGTGGTTAATATTTTCATCAAAGTCGATTTTCCAGCGCCATTAGGGCCTAAGAAACCCACGATTTCTCCCTTTTGTACTGAGAATGAAATACTGTCAAGTGCTTTTTGAGCACCATAACTTTTAGATATATTATTTACTGCTATTGACATCCTATCCTATTTGTTTGCAAAAGTAAAAAGAAAATTGCTTGCTTTCTTGTTTTTAGATGCTAATGAAGCTTGTTGCTGTATATATTTTTATTTTTTTTTAAAGCTTGTTGATTGGATTTGTATATTTGGTTCATTATGTTAATTTAAAAGCAAAGTTTTGAATATGAAAAAATCAATTGTTTTATTGTTTTTCTTTTTGGTATTTTATTCAAAAGCACAAGAAAAAGCAAAGATTGAAAAAGTAAATGTTAGTAGGATAGAAAACATATTAGCTTCTGATGATATGGAAGGTCGTGCGATTTTTACACCTGGGATAGCAAAAGCTTCTGCTTTTATTGAAAATGAATTTAAGAATATTGGTCTTTCTTTTTATAAAGATTTGCAAAGCTATCGACAAGAGTTTGATGTCAAGGGGAAATCTGCAAATAATGTAGTAGCCGTACTCGTAGGACAAACGAAGCCTGATGAATATGTGATTTTTTCGGCTCATTATGATCATCTAGGATTAAAAGAAGGTGGGAAAGATAGGATTTACAACGGAGCCAATGACGATGCTTCAGGAACGACGGCTGTCATCGCTTTGGCGAATTATTTTAAAGAGAAGAATCAAAATCAAAGGACGATTATTTTTGTAGCTTTTACAGGTGAGGAAATAGGAGGGTTAGGTTCAAATTTTTTTTCAAAAAGCATAGATGCTAAGAAGGTGGTGGCGATGTTTAATATTGAGATGATAGGAACTGAAAGTAAATGGGGTAAAAAATCGGCATATATAACAGGTTTTGAAAAGTCTGATTTTGGTTTAATTTTACAGCGGAATTTATTAAACTCTAATTTTAAGTTTTATCCAGACCCTTATCCTAAAGAACAACTCTTTTATCGATCTGATAATGCTAGGTTGGCTGCCTTAGGTGTGCCAGCGCATACAATATCAACATCTAAAATGGATATTGAGCCTAATTATCATAAGGTGTCAGATGAGGTAGGGACATTGGATTTAGATAATATGACTGAAATAATCGAAGCGATAGCACTTAGTTCGCAAAGTATAATTAATGGAGAAGATAGTCCTTCAAGGGTGACTAGGTAAAGAAAGTTGATTTTGGAGAATTCATTATTAAAAAACAGTTAGATCAACTGAAGTTTAATCTTTAATTTTTAGTTTTTTTATAGCTAACAACTATGGTAAATGGTAGTTGTTTTTTTAGAATGATAAAAAAAATATTTTTTTTGGGTTAATAAAAAATTATTTATACATTTGCGTAGAATTTTTAATAAAAAAGATAGTAATGTCTAATAACCGATTTTATTTTAGCAACACTTATTTTTTCTTCTTTAACGAGAAGTAAGGGTTGTGCTATGGTTATTTGAAAAGTAAAAAAACAAATAAAAATAATATACAATCCTGATGAAAATCAGGATTTTTTTTTGAGTTTATGGGAGCAAAAATTGCAATACAAGGAATAAAAGGTTCTTTCCATCATCAGGTGGTACGTGAGTACTATGATGAAGCTGTTGAAATTGACGAATGCTTGTCTTTTGAAGAATTAGTAAGTAGCTTGCTTTCAGGGAAGTCGGACCAAGCGGTAATGGCGATTGAAAACTCAATTGCAGGGCCAATTATTCCAAATTATGCTTTGATAGATAAGAATAATTTACACATTATAGGAGAGCATTATTTGAGTATTCATCAAAATTTGATGGCTTTGAAAGGTCAAAAAATGGAAGATATTCTTGAAGTTCATTCGCATCCTATGGCGTTATTGCAGTGTATGGATTTTTTAAAAACCTATCCACATATTAAGATTGTTGAGGATAAGGATACGGCCGAAACTGCTCGTAGAATTCAAACGAATCAATTGAAAGGTATTGCGGCAATAGGAAGTAGAGTTGCATCTGAAATGTATGATTTAGAGATATTAGCTCCTGAAATACAAACGATAAAAAATAACATGACACGTTTTGTGATTATTAATAAAGAAAATTCGTTTGTGGCTGAAAAGGATATTAATCGTGCTTCTATCAAATTTGAATTGGATCATAAAAGAGGAAGTCTAGCTGCGGTTTTGAATGTGATGAGTGATTGCAAAATGAATTTGACCAAAATCCAGTCGTTGCCAAAAATTGAAACCCCTTGGAAATATTCATTTTTTGTAGATGTGACTTTTGAAGATTATGCTGATTTTGCCAAGGCAAAATCGTTGATAACCATCATGGCAGAATATTTCAAAGTGTTAGGGGAATATAAAAATACAAAGCCGTTAACGGCTAATAATTAAGAGTTACAAAAGAAATTAAGAGCATCAATGATCACATTAGCAAAACGTCTGAATACTGTTGAAGAATATTATTTCTCCTCTAAATTAAGAGAGGTAAGGCAATTAGCATCTGAAGGGAAACCAATTATCAATATGGGAATTGGAAGTCCAGATTTGAATCCGTCACAATCAGTGATTGATGCGGTTCAGTTGGCGATGCAAGATGAAAATGCACATGGGTATCAAAGTTATCAGGGTTTGCCAGAATTGCGTAGCAGTATGGCTGATTTTTACCAAAATAATTTTGGTGTTGCATTAAATCCAACCAATGAAATTTTGCCTTTAATGGGGTCAAAAGAAGGAATTATGCATATTTCTTTGGCTTTTTTGAACGAAGGAGATGAAGTTTTAATTCCAAATCCAGGGTATCCAACCTATACTTCGGTAACGAATTTAGTAGGTGCCGTTCCAGTGTATTATGATTTAAAAGAAACTAATAATTGGGAACCTGATTTTGACGCTTTAGAAAAATTAGATTTATCGAAAGTAAAAATCATGTGGATAGGCTATCCGCACATGCCTACAGGAGCAAGAGGAAGTTTGGCTTTGTTTGAAAAATTGGTTGCTTTTGCCAAAAAACACAACATACTATTGGTAAATGATAATCCATATAGTTTTGTGTTAAATGACAATCCAATGAGCTTGTTGCAAGTAGAAGGTGCAAAAGATGTAGCATTAGAGTTGAACTCTTTGTCTAAAACCTTCAACATGGCAGGATGGCGAGTAGGGATGGTGTTAGGAAATGCGGAATGTATTGATGCTGTGTTGAAAGTAAAAAGTAATATGGACAGTGGAATGTTCTTCGGGATTCAAAAAGGAGCGATTGAAGCTTTGAAAAGTCACAAGACTTGGTTTGATTCGATGAATGCGGTCTATGCTAAACGAAGAATTTTAACAGAGCAATTAGCTGAGAAGTTGAATTGTAAAGTTTATAAAGAAGGTGTTGGATTATTTGTGTGGGCAAAATTGCCTGAAGGAATCACATCATCGGAGGATTTTATTGATAAGATATTACACGAAAAATCAATTTTCATCACGCCAGGAACGATTTTCGGCAGTAATGGTGAAGGATACATTCGATTTGCTTTGTGTGTGAAAGAAGAAAAGATTCAAGAAGCGATTAGTAGATTTTAGAGTAACGATTTTTGATTGCAGATTTTTGAAAATCTTGAATTTAGAAATAAAATGTGTTGATTTACGAGATGCCTAGCCCTGATAGAAGCGGCATCCTCTTGTGAAGCGATAGCGGAACAAGAGATATAGCGGATAGCAGGAATAGCTACAAATGAAATTTCAAGTTGAGATTTGGAATTTAAAATATTGGAATTTGATGAAAGTATACGTAGTAGGAATTGGATTGATTGGAGGTTCGATGGTATTGGACATCAAAGCGCTATACCCAGAAGCTACAGTTTATGGAGTGGATAGTAATGAAAATCACTTGAAAGAAGCCTTGGCTTTGGGAGTGGTAGATGAAGTGGCAAGCCTAGAAGCAGTTGCCGATGCTGATTTTGTGATTGTATCGGTTCCAGTGGATGTGGCTTTGAGTTTGTTACCAAAAATTTTGGACTTGGTAGGAGAACAATCGATTGTTTTTGATGTTGGTTCGACTAAAAATCCGATTTGCAAAGCGGTGGAAAATCATCCTAAACGAAGAAATTTTATTGCAGCACATCCTATTGCAGGTACTGAGTTTTCAGGACCTTCAGCGGCAATCAAAGGATTGTTTCAAGGAAAAACAAATATAATTTGTGAGGTCGAGAAAACGACTTTTAAATTACAAGAGAAAGCTTTGGATTTGTTTAGGGCGATGGGAATGCGCATTCGATATATGGATCCAAAATCACATGACAAACACATTGCTTATGTGTCGCATTTATCGCATATCAGTTCGTTTATGCTCGGGAAAACGGTAATCGAAAAAGAGAAGCACGAGCAAGATATTTTTGATATGGCGGGTTCTGGTTTTGAAAGTACGGTGCGATTGGCCAAAAGTTCCCCAGCGATGTGGACACCTATTTTTAAGCAAAACAAGGAACAGGTAATTGAAACTTTGGAAGAGTATATTTTAAATCTGACACAGTTTAAGGAGCTTTTGGTTCAGGAAAATTATGAGGCCATTTTCAGCGAAATGCAAAGTGTAAATAAAATAAAAGAAATCCTTAACGGATTAAAAAAATAAAGCTTAATAGCTAGATAATAGTAGAATAAATAAAATAATCAAATAAATAATAATACTTTTGTGTCCCTTTTCATCGAATTTGGGATGTAAAGGAGAACTAAAAACAAGAAAAAATGGAGAATAAAAAAGAAATGAGAAATTGGTTAGATGCATTCAAATTGGATCACCCATTTGTAATTGCAGGACCATGTAGTGCTGAAACTGAAGATCAAGTATTGAAAATTGCACATGAATTAAAAGATTCTGATGTAAGTGTTTTCAGAGCAGGTATCTGGAAACCAAGAACACGTCCAGGAGGATTTGAAGGTGTTGGAGAAATTGGATTGAAATGGTTACAAAAAGCTAAGGCTGAAACAGGATTGTTGATGGGTACTGAGGTAGCTACTGCAGCACACTGTAAATTAGCTTTGGAGCATGATATCGACGTATTATGGGTTGGAGCTCGTACAACAGCTAATCCATTTGCAGTTCAAGAAATTGCGGATACATTAGCAGGTACTGATAAAATCGTTTTGATCAAAAACCCAGTAAATCCAGATATGGCTTTATGGTTAGGTGGTGTAGAGCGTTTGTATATGGCAGGTATCAAAAATCTAGGAGTAATCCACAGAGGTTTTTCTACTTACCAAAAAACTAAATACAGAAACATTCCAGAATGGCAAATTGCTATTGAATTACAAAATAAATTCCCTGATTTACCATTAATCATTGACCCATCTCATATCACTGGAAACCGTGAAATGATTCTTGAAGTTACTCAAGAAGCTTTGGACTTGAACTATGATGGTATGATCATCGAAACGCATATCGATCCAGACAACGCTTGGAGTGATGCTGCACAACAAGTTACTCCAGATGCTTTGAAACAAATTTTCAAAGATTTGAAAGTTAGAAAAGTAAGCGGTGATAGCGATTTCGAAAACAAAATGACAAAATTGAGAGCTAATATTGATGTATTGGATCAAAACCTTTTGGATTTGTTAGGAAAACGTATGGCTGTAGCTGACGAAATTGGTCAAGTTAAGAAAGAGAATAACGTGGCAGTATTACAACATAGCCGTTGGAATGAAATCCAAGAGAAAATGGTTGCTGCAGGTGCTAAAAAAGGTTTGTCTGAAGAATTTATTGTAAAATTATTCAAAGGTATTCACCAAGAAAGTATCGAACACCAAGAAAAAATCATCAACGGATAATTCTGTTTTGATTTTAAAAATTCTAATCCCCATGCTTTTGAGTATGGGGATTTTTTTATGCATTTGTCAACTTCGAAAAACTTTAAACTTTAAACTTTAAACTTGAAACAATATTTTATCTTTGTCCTATGACAGGAATTGTATATAAATCAACAGGAAGCTGGTACACTGTAAAATCTGATAAAGGCCATTTTATAGAGTGTAGAATAAAAGGAAAGTTTAGGATGAAAGGTATTAAGAGTACTAATCCTATAGCTGTGGGCGATCTTGTTGATTATGAATTAGAAGAGTCCTCGGATGCAATTACTGGAACTATTCATAAAATCCATGATAGGAAGAACTATATTGTTCGAAAATCAGTGAATTTATCACATCAAATGCACATTATTGCGGCTAATATTGACTGTGTGTTTTTATTAATTACCATAAATAATCCACCTACCACTTTTAACTTTATTGACCGATTTTTAGTCACGGCGGAAGCTTACGGTATCGAAACTGTCTTAGTTTTCAACAAAATTGATACTTTTGATGAGGCTACCCTTGATGAACAATTGTATATGCAACATGTCTATCAGGAAATAGGATATCAATGCCTTCGCGTTTCATCAACAGAAAGAAAAGGAGTTGAAGAGCTAAAAGAATTAATGATAGATAAAGTGAGTATGTTTTCAGGGCATTCGGGTGTTGGGAAATCAACATTAGTGAATGCAATGGAGCCTTCTTTACATTTGAAAACCAAAAATATTTCGGAAGCAAGTAAACAGGGACAGCATACCACTACTTTTGCTGAAATGTATGATTTGTCTTTTGGCGCTCGAATAATCGATACGCCAGGTATTAAAGGCTTTGGGATTGTAGATATGGAGAAATCTGAAATTAGTGATTATTTTCCTGAGTTTTTTAGATTAAAAGATAAGTGTAAATTTAACAACTGCCTGCATAAAGAAGAACCAAAATGTGCTGTAAAACAAGCTTTGGAAAACGATGATATAGCATGGTCGCGATACAATAGTTATTTGAAAATATTAGAAGGTGATGATGAACATTACCGTACTGATATTTATGATGAAGATCGTAAACAGAGTGATGAATTGAGAGGCTAATGAGAGTTGTTTTGCAAAGAGTCGCTGAAGCTTCTGTAAAAGTAGATAATACAACTGTAGCTTCTATACAAAAAGGGTTATTGGTTTTAGTGGGAATTGAAGATGCCGATTCTCATGACGATATTGATTGGTTAGTTGGCAAGATTACCAAGATGAGAATTTTTGGTGATGAGAATGGTGTCATGAATTGCTCGGTTCAAGAGGTTGATGGAGATATTATCGTAGTAAGTCAATTTACACTTCATGCTGCAACAAAAAAAGGAAATCGTCCTTCCTATATTAAAGCTTCAAAACCTGATTTTGCCATTCCCATGTATGAAAAGTTTATTCAGAAAATGGAATCTGAAATGAATAAAAAAATTCAAACAGGAATCTTCGGTGCTGATATGAAGATTAGTCTCGTTAATGATGGTCCCGTGACTATTGTAATGGATAGTATGAGTCGAGAGTAAATGCTGTTTATTTGGCGTGACAATATTTCATTAGGTTGTAGTGAGATTTTGATAAATAATTATTGAATATGAAAGTAGTTGAAAATGATTTTGTTAAATTTTGGATAGAAGATGATATACTTTATTCTAAATTTAAAAAACCAATAAACGGTACCAAGGAAACGCTAAAAAAAATTATTGATTTACGTACAGAAATATCAGAAGGTAAAAAACAATATTGGTGCTATGATTTTAATGGAATAAAATCACATGATAAAGCTGCTCGTGATTATGCTGATAAATATGGTCAAGATCATTTATATGCTTGTGCAGTAGTATTAAACACTCTAATAGCTAAAATAATTCTTAATACGTTTATATTAATGAAAAAACCTATAGTTCCTTTGAAGGGGTTTACAAGTAAAGAAGAAGCTATAATTTGGTTAAGGGAATTAAGGAAAAAAAACGAACAATCATCGGCTATTTAATAATTTTGTAGGCACTACATTCATTCACTTAGGGTTTATTCTAAATATTAGATTAAAAGATTAAATAGTAAACACTGCTATTTGATGAGTGATTTATAATCAAAAAAAGGTTTTAAATTAAGTTGTTTTCACCGCAAAAAAAATATAATAATGAATCTTAAAAACGCACAACTCGACGTAGATACTTGGATAAAAGAACATGGTGTTCGTTATTTTAACGAATTGACAAACATGGCACAACTTACCGAAGAAGTAGGCGAAGTCGCTAGAATTATTGCTCGTCGTTACGGAGAACAATCAGAAAAAGAATCCGATAAAAATAAAGATCTAGGCGAAGAACTAGCCGATGTGGTTTTTGTGGTATTGTGTTTGGCTAATCAAACGGGGATTGATTTACAAGCCGCTTTTGATAAAAAAATGGATTTGAAATCGGTTAGAGATAAAGACCGACACAAAAACAATGAAAAATTAAAATAATTCTGAGTTGTGAATTATGATTTGTGAAGGAGGAGTGGTAAATTGCGCCCCGAAAATATTTGTTTTAATTGTTTAGGTTTTAGTTGATACAGAATCCTTAGCCTTTAATACATAACACACAACTCATAACTTTCACAATGAATTTACTGTTACAAACCTCACATGCTGATTTACAAGCTACTATTGCAGTAACTGGTTCCAAAAGCGAAACAAATCGCTTATTATTATTACAAGCTTTATTTCCTAATATTAGTTTGGCAAACACTTCCAATTCTGATGATAGCGAAGTGATGCAAAAAGCCTTAAAAGGGAATGATGAAATAGTAGATATTCATCATGCAGGTACAGCTATGCGTTTTTTAACAGCTTATTTTGCTGTAAACGAAGGACGTGAAGTGGTTTTAACTGGTTCTCAAAGAATGCAAGAGAGACCGATTAAAGTTTTGGTAGAAGCCTTAACACAATTGGGCGCTGTAATAACGTATGAGAAAGAAGAGGGGTATCCGCCAATTCGTATCAAAGGACAAAAAATCACTGCTTCAAAAGTGAATATTCCAGCTAATGTAAGTAGTCAATATATTTCAGCACTTTTATTAGTCGCTTCAAAATTAGAGAACGGAATCGAAATTAATTTAGTTGGAGAAATTACTTCAATCCCTTATATCAAAATGACGTTGGCTTTGCTAAACGATTTGGATATTCAAACGAGTTTCGAAGGTAATACTATCAAAGTGTTTCCTAAGGCAACAGTTGCTTCCAAAGAAATGGTGGTAGAATCAGATTGGAGTTCAGCTTCCTACTTTTTTAGTTTAGTGGCTTTGTCTAAAACAGCTTCGATAACCATTAGTAGTTATAAAGAAAATAGTTTGCAAGGAGATTCAGCTTTGGTTGAAATCTACAGACAAATGGGTGTAAAGTCGCACTTTGAAAACAATACGTTAACCTTGACCAAAGAGCCTAACTTTAAACCTGAAACTTTAAACTTTGATTTGAACAACACACCAGATATTGCACAAACCATCGTAGTTACTTGTTTAGGTTTAGGAATAGGGTGTCACTTGACAGGTTTACATACCTTAAAGATTAAAGAAACCGATAGACTAGAAGCATTACGTATCGAGTTGACTAAATTAGGAGCTGACATTTCGGTAACTAATGATAGTTTGACTTTAGTAGCTTCAAAAACGATCAATCACAATGTCAAAATCGGAACCTATAATGACCACCGTATGGCAATGGCTTTTGCACCTTTAGCTTTAAAAGTGCCAATCATCATCGAAAATGCCGAAGTAGTTTCAAAATCATACCCTGATTTCTGGGAGGATATGAAAAAACTAGGTTTTAACGAAACCGAAATTTAAAAATAAAAAGGATAGTTTGTTGGTCTTTTGGACTGTTTAGGATTGATTAAGTGTCTTTTAACAAAAATAAACTTCAAAACACTTGACAACGCCTATCTCACAATAGTATATTTGTACACGATTTAAAAGTTAGTAAGGATTTATATAAAGAATCCTGACTCCTAAATCTAAAATTTAAAAATTTAAGAATGAAATTATCACATTTTCAATTTGATTTACCAAAAGAACTATTAGCTGAATTTCCAGCTGAAAATAGAGACGAAGCCCGTTTAATGGTTATTGATCGTAAAAAACAAACTATCGAACACAAAATGTTCAAAGATGTTATCGATTATTTTGATGATGGTGATGTAATGATTCTGAACAATACCAAAGTTTTTCCAGCACGTTTATACGGTAACAAGGAAAAAACGGGAGCAAGAATTGAAGTTTTTTTACTTAGAGAATTAAACGCAGAACAGCGTTTATGGGATGTATTAGTTGATCCAGCTCGTAAAATCCGTATCGGAAACAAGTTGTATTTCGGTGATGATGATTCATTAGTGGCGGAGGTGATTGACAATACGACTTCTCGTGGTAGAACATTACGTTTCCTATATGACGGTTCGTACGAGGAATTTAGAAATAAATTGACTGAGCTTGGTGAAACGCCAATTCCAAAATACATCAACAGAGAGGTTACTCCTGAAGATGCAGACCGTTACCAAACAATCTACGCCAAAGAAGAAGGTGCTGTTGCGGCTCCAACTGCTGGATTGCACTTCTCTAAACATTTGTTGAAAAGACTTGAAATTAAAGGGGTGAACTTTGCTGAAGTAACTTTACACGTAGGTTTAGGTACTTTTAATCCAGTCGAAGTTGAAGATTTGTCGAAACATAAAATGGATTCTGAAGAGTTGAAAATTACTCAAGAAGCTTGTGATGTCGTAAACGCTGCCAAAGCCAAAAAGAAACGCATCTGTGCCGTTGGAACCACTTCTATGCGTGCTATCGAAAGTTCAGTTTCTTCTCATGGGACCTTAAATCCATTCGAAGGATGGACAAATAAATTTATTTTTCCTCCACATGATTTTAGTTTGGCAACTTGTATGATTACAAATTTCCATACACCAAAATCAACTTTGTTAATGATGATTTCAGCATTTTGTGGTCATGATTTAATGAAGAAAGCTTACGAAGAAGCAATCGCCGAAAAATATAAATTTTACTCTTATGGTGATGCGATGTTAATCATCTAATCAAACACCTAAAGGTTAATTCACTAAATCTCGTCAGCAATGGCGAGATTTTTTTATGGGCGTTTACGGGCTGTACATTTCAAGTTTATGATGTAAATCTAAGTAATACTAGCAGTCCGGTAGCTTCCGTTGGTCGCTTCCTCCTTGCTGTATTGCTAAAGATTTACACCATAAAGCTTTCCATTTCCATCCCTAACGCAATTCCTTTTCTAGTACAATGATTTAGAGTTTTGATTGACGGTTTTTGAAACGAGAGCAGAGCTAGAACTGACGAAGCATTTCAGATGGGCGGTCTTTTGCAAATCAAAAAACAAAAATCGTTAATCAACAATCAAAAATCTTCACTATTTTTACCTATATAAATAAACACAAATGACTTTCGAAAATACTAAAGCATTCGCACAAGAACTCGATTCCCAAGATGTACTTCATAACTATAGAGATGAATTTATATTTCCAAAAGTAGATGGAAAGAAGGTGATTTATTTTACAGGAAATTCTCTTGGCTTACAACCCAAAAGAACCAAGTCTTATATAGACGAAATAATGAAGGATTGGGCGGAGCTTGGTGTCGAAGGACATTTTTACGCCCACAAACCTTGGTGGGATTATCAAGAACGTTTTGCAAAACCACTAAGTAAAATAGTAGGTTGTTTACCTTCTGAAGTTACGGTGATGAATACATTGACAGTTAATTTGCATTTATTAATGGTATCTTTTTATCGTCCTACTCAAAAACGATATAAAATTATCTGTGAGGAAAAAGCCTTTCCTTCTGATCAATATATGTTTCAAAGCCAAGTGCATTTTCATGGGTATAAGCCAGAAGATGCTATTGTCGAAATAAAACGTCGTGATGGAGAGCACAACATTCGTACAGAGGATGTCATTGCTAAAATTAATGAAGTAGGCGATGCGTTGGCTTTGGTTTTAATTGGAGGAGTTAATTATTATACGGGTCAAGTTTTTGATATGAAAGCAATTACTGCTGCTGGTCAAGCTGTAGGTGCCAAAGTTGGTTGGGATTTAGCCCATGCTGCTGGGAATGTGAAATTAGAATTACATGACTGGAATGTCGATTTTGCAGCTTGGTGTAGCTATAAGTATATGAATTCAGGGCCTGGAAATGCTTCGGGTTGTTTTGTGCATGAAAAGTACCATGCGGATAAAGAATTGCCTCGTTTTGCGGGCTGGTGGGGACATAATAAAGAAAGGCGTTTCAAAATGGAGCCTGTTTTTGACCCTATTGAAGGGGTTGATGGTTGGCAAGTAAGTAATTTGCCTGTGCTTTCACTAGCACCTTATTTGGCTTCAGTCGAAATGTTTGATGA is from Flavobacterium sp. NG2 and encodes:
- the gldA gene encoding gliding motility-associated ABC transporter ATP-binding subunit GldA → MSIAVNNISKSYGAQKALDSISFSVQKGEIVGFLGPNGAGKSTLMKILTTYIAADEGEAKVNGQDVLENPKAVQLSIGYLPEHNPLYLDLYVREYLEFNADVYKVPKTRIEEVIQLTGLSPESHKKINQLSKGYRQRVGLANALLHNPDVLILDEPTTGLDPNQLMEIRNVIKNVGKDKTVFLSTHIMQEVEAICDRVIIIDKGKIVADKKLDHLISTDKQQIIEVEFDYKIEEQAIAKIENLVSYKNTHDMTWELTFQSEKDMRPAVFDFATENGLKTLQLNQKNKNLEAIFREITK
- a CDS encoding M20/M25/M40 family metallo-hydrolase, giving the protein MKKSIVLLFFFLVFYSKAQEKAKIEKVNVSRIENILASDDMEGRAIFTPGIAKASAFIENEFKNIGLSFYKDLQSYRQEFDVKGKSANNVVAVLVGQTKPDEYVIFSAHYDHLGLKEGGKDRIYNGANDDASGTTAVIALANYFKEKNQNQRTIIFVAFTGEEIGGLGSNFFSKSIDAKKVVAMFNIEMIGTESKWGKKSAYITGFEKSDFGLILQRNLLNSNFKFYPDPYPKEQLFYRSDNARLAALGVPAHTISTSKMDIEPNYHKVSDEVGTLDLDNMTEIIEAIALSSQSIINGEDSPSRVTR
- a CDS encoding prephenate dehydratase, encoding MGAKIAIQGIKGSFHHQVVREYYDEAVEIDECLSFEELVSSLLSGKSDQAVMAIENSIAGPIIPNYALIDKNNLHIIGEHYLSIHQNLMALKGQKMEDILEVHSHPMALLQCMDFLKTYPHIKIVEDKDTAETARRIQTNQLKGIAAIGSRVASEMYDLEILAPEIQTIKNNMTRFVIINKENSFVAEKDINRASIKFELDHKRGSLAAVLNVMSDCKMNLTKIQSLPKIETPWKYSFFVDVTFEDYADFAKAKSLITIMAEYFKVLGEYKNTKPLTANN
- a CDS encoding pyridoxal phosphate-dependent aminotransferase, which produces MITLAKRLNTVEEYYFSSKLREVRQLASEGKPIINMGIGSPDLNPSQSVIDAVQLAMQDENAHGYQSYQGLPELRSSMADFYQNNFGVALNPTNEILPLMGSKEGIMHISLAFLNEGDEVLIPNPGYPTYTSVTNLVGAVPVYYDLKETNNWEPDFDALEKLDLSKVKIMWIGYPHMPTGARGSLALFEKLVAFAKKHNILLVNDNPYSFVLNDNPMSLLQVEGAKDVALELNSLSKTFNMAGWRVGMVLGNAECIDAVLKVKSNMDSGMFFGIQKGAIEALKSHKTWFDSMNAVYAKRRILTEQLAEKLNCKVYKEGVGLFVWAKLPEGITSSEDFIDKILHEKSIFITPGTIFGSNGEGYIRFALCVKEEKIQEAISRF
- a CDS encoding prephenate dehydrogenase; protein product: MKVYVVGIGLIGGSMVLDIKALYPEATVYGVDSNENHLKEALALGVVDEVASLEAVADADFVIVSVPVDVALSLLPKILDLVGEQSIVFDVGSTKNPICKAVENHPKRRNFIAAHPIAGTEFSGPSAAIKGLFQGKTNIICEVEKTTFKLQEKALDLFRAMGMRIRYMDPKSHDKHIAYVSHLSHISSFMLGKTVIEKEKHEQDIFDMAGSGFESTVRLAKSSPAMWTPIFKQNKEQVIETLEEYILNLTQFKELLVQENYEAIFSEMQSVNKIKEILNGLKK
- a CDS encoding bifunctional 3-deoxy-7-phosphoheptulonate synthase/chorismate mutase type II, which translates into the protein MENKKEMRNWLDAFKLDHPFVIAGPCSAETEDQVLKIAHELKDSDVSVFRAGIWKPRTRPGGFEGVGEIGLKWLQKAKAETGLLMGTEVATAAHCKLALEHDIDVLWVGARTTANPFAVQEIADTLAGTDKIVLIKNPVNPDMALWLGGVERLYMAGIKNLGVIHRGFSTYQKTKYRNIPEWQIAIELQNKFPDLPLIIDPSHITGNREMILEVTQEALDLNYDGMIIETHIDPDNAWSDAAQQVTPDALKQIFKDLKVRKVSGDSDFENKMTKLRANIDVLDQNLLDLLGKRMAVADEIGQVKKENNVAVLQHSRWNEIQEKMVAAGAKKGLSEEFIVKLFKGIHQESIEHQEKIING